In Euphorbia lathyris chromosome 2, ddEupLath1.1, whole genome shotgun sequence, the sequence ccggtatttaggatctattatccaaacggatggagaagtagatggagatgttgctcataggattaaagctggttggtcaaagtggaagagtgctacgggtttcctttgtgatcccggcatgcctaatagattgaaggaaaaattctaccggacggcaattagaccagcattgttatatggtacggagtgttgggcagtgaaacactgccacatccataagatgtcggtggcggagatgcgtatgttgagatggatgtgtggtcacacgagaaaggaccgggtgcgtaatgaaataattaggacaaaagtaggggtcacatctattgaaaataaaatgagagaaaaccgactaaggtggtttggccatgtgagacgtagagcgcttgatgcgccggctaggagaaccgaagagtggcaaagggatgtagtggtgaggggtaggggaagacctaagcaaacttggaggagggtgatcgagagtgatatgagtttattgggaattgaggaaaatatggtagtggataggacggagtggagggagcgaatctgtgtcgctgacacgacttgattttcacggttttatatgatggttcatgttagccgaccccgaatcatttcgggactaaggctttgttgttgttgttgttgacaCCTTAGCAAAACTCTTGACATTTCGCCACATCACCTAACTAAAGCTTTAAAATGATGTCAAGTGTTTCTTTTGTTCcaccttttatatatataatagatcaCCTAACTAAAGCTTTAAAATGATGCTAAGTGTTTTTTTGTTCcaccttttatatatataccaGATAAATCACCTAACTAAAGCTTTAAAATGATGTCAAGTGTTTCTTTTGTTCcaccttttatatatataatagatcaCCTAACTAAAGCTTTAAAATGATGCTAAGTGTTTTTTTGTTCcaccttttatatatataacagaTAAATCACCTAACTAAAGCTTTAAAATGATGCCAAGTGTTTCTTTTGTTCCACCTTTTATATATACCCAATCAGGATTTTTTGGACTAAATTCCAATATTATTAGGCTCGGACTGGACTGGACCGAGAACCGGCCAGACAACCGGTCTGAGCCACTTCGGTTTGTTGAATCCTCAACAAACCGGAAAGACCCGGGATAAAACCGGGACCTGACGGTCTGCCCGGGAGCCGGTGTGACCCCGGGTTTTTAaactttttgtatttttttaatttatatttattatttttttatctaaacaattaattaaaaaaaacaaaattgttaCAGaaccctaaaaataaaaattagaattactGTTAGCTGTCTCTTTCTTTCTCCCCCAAAATCATATTCGTATCCCGCCTCCTTCTTCCCACCCATCCAACGCCAGCACCTCCGCCTCCTTCCCACCCATCCAGCGCCTCCGCCTCCCATCGCCTCCGCCACTCCAGCTCCTCCGACTGCGTCGACTTCACAGCCTCACAGGTTTGTCGAAGAAATTCATTCCTAATTAAATGATATGGTGATTTACTGTTTTGATATGGTGATTTACTGCTTTTATATGGTCATTCCTAATTAAATGCCATGCTGGTTGATTTACCGATCGATCCATCCAAACCATCAGATTCGATTAGGGCCCGTGTGGTTGCTATTTTTCACGCTCCTGTTTGCATTTCAAAAcaggagagttttaggtgtttggttagttatCTCCTGTTTgacttttaaatctgaaaagcagcattaggtaggtgtttggttagtgacatgcTGTTTGCCTttcacacctgaaaagcagactttttggaaaaacagatttttcaaacagcaaaccgtaacaacaaacagtagataaaacaaacggaccccaAATAACCCATGACTCAATTACAAATCCAGTTTAATATCCTTAATATCCGGTCCGGTTGTAATAATATTGCTAATTCTATAAGATCCTGATTTATAAAGTGGGCAGCCGCTGTGCTGGAGACCTAATTACTTTAGCCCAGCCCGTGGACTAAAACAGCGTCGTCGTTCGGGTCCATAGATAGgcacaaataaaataaaacaaaaagcaGATAGTAAGCTAAGCTCCCCTCCAATTTATAGTTTCTTTGCTCACTGCACCAGCCAGCCGTCTGTCTCCCTCCCTCCCTCCGATCTCCGCTGCACGACGCCGCCCTTTATCCGCCGTCCCGACTTCCGCCCCTTTCTCTGGCGGTGAAGGCTGAAGGGAAGGAAGGTAATctcatattatttatttttttagctaTCAAGTTTAAGCTTATTGTtaattgaaatttttaaaaaagcTATTTGATAAAAAAGCATTAGATATAATTTAGCTCTCTAACTTAGCATCTGTGTTCAAATTAGTCGACAAGTGCCGCCTACCTCACTGCCGCTGCCTTTGCCGGTTTTTGGTCACCCTTCGTTACTGGTCAATTATTATCTACTGAACTTGGATTTTGGATTTTGCGATTTAGAGGTAATCTCTGTCATTCTGTAttcaattttcttttctttattgcATATTCGTAAATGGGGTTAGGAAACCAAAGCTGTAGGAATCATTTTCAAGAGAATCTAAGCATTTTCTCCATTGATGAATATTTGAAATAGATAAGAATTTTTGGTTCTTTGAATTCTGGGTTATACTGAACGGTTTATCGTTAAAAAGCATACCTACGAAAAAAGAGATCTATTGGActcaaaatagaagaaaaatattttttactggGTCGTAGATTGAACTCGTCATGATTACTATGCTGTAGCTGATGATTGTTTCCTTTGGGTTTCTTCCAGATGTAAGCGTGTAAGTAAGGTTTGAATGTGATTTTTATTGTTGTTAGGTGCTACTTTCCCCTAATTTCATGGGGGAGCAATTACCATCATCTGTGCATGCCACAGTTTTCAAAGAATCTGAGCGCCTTGAAGATAAATGCCTCAAAATTGAGGGTTATGATTTTAACCGAGGAGTTGACTACTCTCAGCTTCTCAAATCCATGGTCTCTACTGGGTTTCAAGCATCAAACCTTGGGGATGCCATTGAAGTTGTTAACCAAATGGTTAGTTCTCGATAGTTTGGCTAGCTGCTTGTGTGGTCTGTATTTGTTTATAGTTCATGTCTACATCATACTGTATTAAATACTTTTGTTTCTTCTTTTTGGAAATACTCAATCTTTGATTGAAGCTAGATTGGAGGCTTTCTGATGAGGATATACCAGATGATTGCAGTGATGAAGGAAGGAATCAAGCTTATAGAGAATCTGTGAAATGCAAAGTCTTCTTGGGTTTTACATCGAATCTTGTTTCTTCAGGTGTTAGAGATACAATTCGCTACCTTGTTCAGCACCATATGGTGAGCTATTGATGTCTAAATTTGatcatgtttttcttttttactctATATTTGAAGTCTGAGTTACTAAATACATCTGCAAATTTATTTGGGCAAGCACCTAAGAACTCATTCGCTACTATACGTGTATAGTTTATGTGGAAAGTCAAAATGTGAATCATCGTGACTCTTGAGTAAAGTACGCATTAAAATTTATAACTGTTGTTAATTTGTGAACTCCCTCAAGTGCTATACTGAATTTGAGAAGAGTATAATGGGATATAATATAACAAATTGATGAgtaattgaatttgaaaagaggaagaaggacATGGACATGAAAATTGGAACGCCATTGAAAAGTTGTGACTGTCCTTTATTTGTTTCAGGCAATGTGTTTAAAAAAGACAGTTTATGTGTGGCTTTGCTCctgttccttttttttttctttcaatatgGTGGTCATTTTCAAGCAACCTGTAAATGATTGCTCTAATTTATAGGTTACTTCTCTTTATTAGCGTTAAAGTTGTTTGAAGTTACTCTTCTGAAGTAGTTGCATTATTTTGATCACTTATAGGGCACCACGGACAGATATAATCCATTTTAATCTAGTGCTGGCTTAAGATTTTTTCAATTAACTTTGGTTATAACTTGCCTAAGAATTTTCAGAAGGCCAACATTTTTATCTTTTCCTTGTGcctaattatataataaaaacttGTTGGTTCTAATATGACTGCAGGTTGATGTAGTGGTTACAACTGCTGGTGGGATAGAAGAAGATCTTATTAAATGTCTTGCACCTACATACAAAGGTGACTTTTCTCTGCCTGGAGCTCAATTGCGTGCTAAAGGATTGAACCGAATTGGTAACCTGTTGGTTCCGAATGACAACTATTGCAAATTTGAGGACTGGATCATTCCAATTTTTGACCAGATGTTGAAGGAACAaatcgaacaggtaaatttgCACTTCGGCTC encodes:
- the LOC136219666 gene encoding deoxyhypusine synthase isoform X1 yields the protein MGEQLPSSVHATVFKESERLEDKCLKIEGYDFNRGVDYSQLLKSMVSTGFQASNLGDAIEVVNQMLDWRLSDEDIPDDCSDEGRNQAYRESVKCKVFLGFTSNLVSSGVRDTIRYLVQHHMVDVVVTTAGGIEEDLIKCLAPTYKGDFSLPGAQLRAKGLNRIGNLLVPNDNYCKFEDWIIPIFDQMLKEQIEQNVSWTPSKLIARLGKEINDESSYLYWAYKNNIPVFCPGLTDGSLGDMLYFHSYRSPGLIVDIVQDIRAINGEAVHAAPRKTGIIVLGGGLPKHHICNANMMRNGADYAVFINTAQEFDGSDSGARPDEAVSWGKIRGSAKTVKVHCDATIAFPLLVAETFASRRNGYVKAVA